A single region of the Arthrobacter sp. zg-Y20 genome encodes:
- a CDS encoding methyltransferase, giving the protein MTHAPAGFDFEALRRYPDVEAGNLQAHDAADRLLLDTAADRLLAGGVVVIGDSYGALTLGAAAGYGVREIRVHQDPYSGELALQRNADAAGLAGTFSSLPLGPELLTGARTVLLRLPRSLDALEEIAALIARHADPRVVVYAGGRLKHMTTAMNTVLSRWFGSVSAGLARQKSRVLTVSAPLDPLPANRFPLAGQHDVGLPAPLELRAYGAAFAGASLDIGTRFLLPHLSGARDASAAIDLGCGTGAIAAYLALSRPSLQVIATDQSAAAVASAVQTMAANGVADRVQVYRDDALSTRPDASAELVVLNPPFHIGASVHAGIALKLFADAGRVLAPGGELWTVWNSHLTYKAALNRLVGPTREVARNPKFTVTVSTRR; this is encoded by the coding sequence GTGACGCACGCCCCAGCCGGCTTCGACTTTGAGGCGCTCCGGCGATACCCCGACGTCGAGGCCGGGAACCTCCAGGCGCATGACGCAGCTGACCGGCTGCTGCTGGACACCGCAGCTGACCGGCTGCTGGCGGGCGGCGTCGTCGTCATCGGCGACTCCTACGGTGCACTCACCCTGGGCGCGGCGGCCGGTTACGGTGTACGGGAAATCCGCGTGCACCAGGACCCGTACTCCGGCGAGCTGGCCCTGCAGCGCAATGCGGACGCAGCCGGGCTCGCGGGGACGTTCAGCTCCCTGCCCCTTGGACCCGAGCTGCTGACCGGTGCCCGGACCGTCCTGCTGCGCCTGCCGCGGTCCCTGGATGCACTCGAGGAGATTGCCGCGCTGATTGCCCGGCATGCCGATCCGCGGGTGGTGGTGTACGCCGGCGGCCGGCTCAAGCACATGACCACGGCCATGAATACGGTGCTCAGCCGCTGGTTCGGCTCCGTCAGCGCCGGACTGGCACGGCAGAAATCGCGCGTCCTCACGGTGTCGGCACCGCTGGATCCACTCCCGGCCAACCGGTTCCCGCTGGCCGGGCAGCACGACGTCGGCCTCCCGGCACCGCTTGAACTGCGCGCCTACGGGGCGGCATTTGCCGGCGCGTCGCTGGACATCGGCACCCGTTTCCTCCTGCCGCACCTCAGCGGCGCCCGGGACGCCTCCGCAGCCATCGACCTGGGGTGCGGCACCGGCGCCATTGCGGCTTACCTGGCCCTGTCACGCCCGTCCCTGCAGGTCATCGCGACCGACCAATCCGCAGCCGCCGTCGCTTCTGCAGTGCAGACCATGGCCGCGAACGGGGTGGCAGACCGGGTGCAGGTATACCGGGACGATGCCCTCAGCACCCGGCCGGATGCGTCGGCGGAACTGGTGGTGCTCAACCCGCCGTTCCACATCGGCGCCAGCGTACACGCCGGCATCGCGCTCAAGCTTTTTGCCGACGCCGGCCGGGTCCTGGCTCCCGGCGGGGAACTGTGGACGGTGTGGAACAGCCACCTCACCTACAAGGCCGCGCTGAACCGCTTGGTGGGACCTACCCGCGAGGTGGCGCGCAACCCCAAGTTCACGGTCACTGTGAGCACCCGGCGCTAG
- a CDS encoding YigZ family protein, protein MSDIDAAAGRYTTIAGEHRSELDVKRSRFITVLQRTETEEEARALVAGLRREFHDARHHCSAFVLGATRSVQRSNDDGEPSGTAGIPMLEALTKRETFGGATDLSDITAVTVRYFGGILLGAGGLVRAYSESVSSALAAAPLLRRRRMQLYAVPASHADAGRLENELRSAGISVTGTDYGTSGASITVALPDVPGTAEEFRDRLAALTAGGSTPEPLRTEWIDL, encoded by the coding sequence GTGAGTGATATCGACGCGGCGGCGGGGCGCTACACCACCATCGCCGGGGAACACCGCTCCGAACTGGACGTCAAGCGCTCACGCTTCATCACCGTGCTGCAGCGCACCGAAACCGAGGAAGAGGCCCGCGCGCTGGTAGCCGGGCTCCGCCGGGAGTTCCATGACGCGCGGCACCACTGCAGTGCGTTCGTCCTTGGCGCCACCCGTTCAGTCCAGCGCTCCAACGACGACGGCGAGCCCTCCGGAACGGCCGGCATCCCGATGCTGGAGGCCCTGACCAAACGGGAAACCTTCGGCGGTGCCACCGATCTAAGCGACATCACCGCGGTGACCGTGCGGTACTTTGGCGGCATCCTGCTCGGTGCCGGCGGCTTGGTGCGCGCCTATTCCGAGTCCGTCTCCTCCGCACTGGCAGCCGCTCCCCTGCTCCGCCGCCGGCGCATGCAGCTTTACGCCGTCCCGGCGTCCCACGCCGATGCCGGCCGGCTGGAGAACGAACTGCGCAGCGCCGGTATCAGTGTCACCGGCACGGACTACGGCACCTCCGGCGCCAGCATCACCGTGGCCCTGCCGGATGTACCCGGCACGGCTGAAGAATTCCGCGACCGCCTGGCAGCCCTTACCGCCGGCGGCAGCACCCCTGAACCGCTGAGAACAGAATGGATCGATCTGTGA
- a CDS encoding extracellular solute-binding protein has product MKKNFKHRAGAVAGAAVLALLAAGCGGGDKDSQAGTAEDPIELSVTTFGTFGYDDLYAEYEEANPGIKITHNNIDRGANAQTDLFTKLAAGSGVSDVVAIEEGWLGAVMEVSDQFVDLNDYGAADIKDNWVDWKFEQGTDADGRVIGYGTDIGPQGLCYNGKLFEAAGLPSDREAVAELFGGDDATWDRYFELGNQYHEKTGKAWYDQSGFVWNSMVNQMEEGYYTADGELNIEDNAAMKEQFMQLAAGTEAGLSANEKKWDWGTGRAFTDGSFATFVCPGWMLGTIQEQLESAGGSENSGWDFADVFPGGASNWGGAFLSVPETSEHKEEAAALAAWLTAPEQQVKQSAAANNFPSTLEAQKQLAEEAKPNTVFNNAPTGAILASRAEGVKAQFKGPDDSVIQEKVFGAALTQLDSGSLDGEGSWNEAVKLLNELVVKD; this is encoded by the coding sequence GTGAAGAAGAACTTTAAACACCGGGCAGGAGCAGTGGCAGGCGCCGCCGTTCTGGCCCTGCTTGCCGCAGGCTGCGGCGGCGGCGACAAGGACAGCCAGGCAGGGACCGCCGAGGACCCCATCGAACTGTCTGTCACCACTTTCGGCACCTTCGGCTATGACGACCTCTACGCGGAGTACGAAGAGGCCAACCCGGGCATCAAGATCACCCACAACAACATTGACCGCGGCGCCAACGCCCAGACCGACCTCTTCACGAAACTCGCTGCCGGTTCCGGTGTCAGCGATGTGGTGGCCATCGAGGAAGGCTGGCTCGGAGCCGTCATGGAGGTCTCGGACCAGTTCGTCGATTTGAACGATTACGGTGCCGCTGACATCAAGGACAACTGGGTCGACTGGAAGTTCGAGCAGGGCACCGATGCTGACGGCCGCGTTATCGGCTACGGCACGGATATCGGTCCGCAGGGCCTGTGCTACAACGGCAAGCTCTTCGAAGCCGCCGGCCTGCCCAGCGACCGGGAAGCTGTTGCCGAACTGTTCGGCGGCGACGACGCCACTTGGGACCGTTACTTCGAACTGGGCAACCAGTACCACGAGAAGACCGGCAAGGCCTGGTACGACCAGTCCGGCTTCGTCTGGAACTCGATGGTGAACCAGATGGAAGAGGGCTACTACACGGCTGACGGCGAGCTGAACATCGAGGACAACGCCGCCATGAAGGAACAGTTCATGCAGCTGGCAGCGGGAACCGAAGCCGGTCTCTCCGCCAACGAAAAGAAGTGGGACTGGGGCACGGGCCGGGCCTTCACCGACGGTTCCTTCGCCACGTTCGTCTGCCCGGGATGGATGCTCGGCACCATCCAGGAACAGTTGGAATCTGCCGGCGGCAGCGAGAACTCCGGCTGGGACTTTGCTGATGTCTTCCCCGGCGGCGCCTCGAACTGGGGCGGTGCATTCCTCTCCGTTCCCGAAACCTCCGAGCACAAGGAAGAAGCAGCAGCCCTGGCTGCCTGGCTCACCGCCCCGGAACAGCAGGTCAAGCAGTCCGCTGCGGCAAACAACTTCCCCAGCACCCTTGAAGCACAGAAGCAGCTTGCCGAGGAAGCCAAACCCAATACCGTCTTCAACAACGCGCCGACCGGAGCCATCCTGGCCTCGCGTGCAGAAGGCGTAAAGGCTCAGTTCAAGGGCCCGGATGACTCCGTCATCCAGGAGAAGGTGTTCGGTGCCGCGCTGACCCAGCTCGATTCGGGCAGCCTGGACGGCGAGGGCTCCTGGAATGAAGCAGTCAAGCTACTGAACGAGCTGGTCGTCAAGGACTAG
- the coaE gene encoding dephospho-CoA kinase — translation MLKVGLTGGIAAGKSLVARTLTECGAVLIDADALAREVVEPGTAGLAAVVDAFGPQVLAADGSLDRPALAAVVFGDEKRRAVLNGIIHPLVRARAAELAAQAPEDGILVQDIPLLVETGQAGNFDFVLVVEAPEDVRLERMVRDRGMAPEAARARIAAQATAEERAAAADVVLHNTGGPDELVAAVRALWDTRLVPLNRNVSRERGAAGA, via the coding sequence ATGCTTAAGGTTGGACTCACCGGCGGAATTGCCGCCGGAAAATCCCTGGTGGCCCGCACCCTCACCGAATGCGGTGCCGTACTGATCGACGCGGACGCGTTGGCCCGCGAAGTGGTGGAACCCGGCACAGCAGGGCTGGCCGCGGTGGTGGACGCGTTCGGTCCGCAGGTCCTGGCCGCGGACGGCAGCCTGGACCGCCCCGCCCTGGCCGCCGTTGTGTTCGGCGACGAGAAGCGGCGGGCAGTGCTGAACGGGATCATCCATCCGCTGGTGCGCGCCCGGGCCGCCGAGCTTGCGGCTCAGGCGCCGGAGGACGGAATCCTGGTGCAGGACATACCGCTGCTCGTGGAAACCGGGCAGGCCGGGAACTTCGATTTCGTGCTGGTGGTGGAGGCTCCCGAAGACGTCCGGCTGGAGCGGATGGTGCGCGACCGAGGAATGGCTCCCGAAGCTGCACGGGCCCGGATCGCCGCCCAGGCCACCGCCGAAGAGCGGGCCGCTGCTGCCGACGTCGTCCTGCACAATACCGGCGGCCCCGACGAGCTGGTGGCCGCGGTGCGTGCGCTGTGGGATACGCGCCTTGTGCCGCTGAACCGGAACGTTTCCAGAGAACGCGGCGCTGCCGGCGCCTGA